The Candidatus Jordarchaeales archaeon genome includes a window with the following:
- the glyS gene encoding glycine--tRNA ligase, with protein sequence MEKVAEGKTLFEKVWTLALHRGFVIPTAEIYGGVAGFYDFGPIGTLLVKRLIDFWRKFFIIEETNFPIYEINGSTILPYEVLAASGHVEAFVDPVTSCLKCKTKLRADHLIEEELGIKVEGASVEELTRIIRENKLRCPNCGGELSDVSLFNLMFRTEVGPLGGKVAFLRPETAQVIFIDFKRVFQVMRGKLPFGIAQIGRAYRNEISPRQGLIRLREFTQMEIELFINPKEAKDHSWINEVANSKFRILTRESQIKGGDVVEVTVKEAIEKGIVPNAYIAYYLSREAEFFEKIGIPREKFRFRHMLPEETPFYSGGNFDLEVELSIGVKEVVGNAYRTDYDLKCHMKHSGEDLSVDFNGEKVIPEVVEPSFGVERIVYCILEHCYREDDGRGWSWFQFPPEIAPIIAFVLPLMKKEPLVSKAKELFRNIRKSGIFVEYDDRGSIGKRYARADEIGVPVCVTVDYQTIEDNTVTLRSRDTRKQVRVKAELVPKILSDLAEGRISLSSLEELQS encoded by the coding sequence GTGGAAAAAGTCGCTGAGGGGAAAACTCTGTTTGAGAAAGTATGGACCTTAGCGCTCCACAGGGGTTTCGTAATTCCAACGGCGGAGATTTATGGTGGGGTAGCTGGCTTTTACGATTTCGGCCCAATAGGAACCCTTCTAGTCAAAAGGCTGATTGATTTCTGGCGGAAGTTTTTCATAATTGAGGAGACGAACTTCCCGATCTACGAGATAAACGGGTCAACGATACTTCCCTATGAGGTTCTCGCAGCTTCGGGGCACGTTGAGGCATTTGTTGACCCGGTGACTTCCTGCTTGAAATGTAAAACAAAGCTGAGGGCGGATCACTTAATTGAGGAAGAGTTGGGAATCAAGGTTGAGGGGGCGAGTGTTGAAGAGCTCACGCGGATCATACGGGAAAACAAGTTGCGTTGCCCAAACTGTGGAGGCGAGCTTTCCGACGTATCCCTTTTCAACCTGATGTTTAGGACAGAAGTTGGACCCCTCGGAGGAAAGGTGGCTTTTCTAAGGCCTGAAACAGCCCAAGTTATTTTCATAGATTTCAAGAGAGTTTTCCAAGTCATGAGGGGGAAGCTTCCGTTTGGCATTGCGCAGATAGGAAGAGCGTACAGGAACGAGATATCTCCTAGGCAGGGTTTAATTCGTCTACGCGAGTTCACACAGATGGAAATTGAACTTTTCATAAACCCTAAGGAAGCAAAAGATCACTCTTGGATTAACGAAGTTGCAAACTCCAAGTTTAGGATCCTTACCAGGGAGAGCCAGATCAAGGGAGGCGACGTTGTCGAGGTGACCGTTAAAGAGGCTATCGAGAAGGGGATTGTACCCAACGCGTACATCGCATACTACCTATCTAGGGAGGCGGAGTTTTTCGAAAAAATAGGGATACCAAGAGAAAAGTTCCGCTTCAGACACATGCTTCCCGAGGAGACCCCGTTTTACTCTGGAGGGAACTTCGATCTTGAAGTTGAGCTGAGCATAGGGGTAAAGGAAGTTGTCGGTAACGCTTACAGGACAGACTACGACCTTAAGTGTCACATGAAGCACAGCGGCGAAGACCTTTCAGTTGACTTTAACGGGGAAAAGGTGATTCCAGAGGTTGTTGAGCCCTCTTTTGGCGTTGAAAGGATAGTCTACTGCATACTAGAACATTGCTACAGGGAGGACGACGGAAGAGGGTGGAGCTGGTTCCAATTTCCACCAGAAATAGCGCCGATAATTGCGTTCGTCCTTCCATTAATGAAGAAAGAGCCATTAGTGTCTAAAGCCAAAGAGTTGTTTAGAAACATTAGAAAAAGCGGGATCTTCGTCGAATACGATGATAGAGGGAGCATAGGGAAGAGATATGCTAGGGCGGACGAAATAGGAGTACCTGTCTGCGTAACCGTGGACTACCAGACCATTGAAGATAACACCGTAACTCTAAGAAGCAGAGATACTAGGAAACAGGTT